From the genome of Candidatus Methylopumilus turicensis, one region includes:
- a CDS encoding rod shape-determining protein, translating into MFGFLTSYFSNDIAIDLGTANTLIYVRGKGVVLDEPSVVAIRQEGGPTGKKTLLAVGAEAKLMLGRSPANISAIRPMKDGVIADFTITEQMLKYFIRRIHESRLFSPNPRIIICVPVGSTQVERRAIRESAIGAGARRVYLIEEPMAAAIGANMPVAEATGSMVVDIGGGTTEVGVISLGGIVYAKSERVGGDKFDQAIIDYIRRNYGMQISEPTAELIKKQIGSAFPGSEVKEMEVTGRNLAEGLPRKFTISSNEILEALTEPLNAIVGAVKSALEQTPPELGADIAEKGMVLTGGGALLHNLDRLIMEETGLPVVVAEDPLTCVARGCGRALEEIDRLGDIFAYE; encoded by the coding sequence ATGTTTGGTTTTTTAACTAGTTATTTCTCAAATGATATCGCCATCGACTTGGGGACAGCTAACACGCTAATTTATGTCCGGGGTAAAGGTGTGGTGCTAGATGAGCCTTCAGTGGTTGCGATTCGTCAAGAAGGTGGCCCAACTGGTAAAAAGACATTGCTAGCGGTAGGCGCTGAAGCGAAACTTATGCTTGGTCGCTCACCAGCAAATATTAGTGCAATTCGCCCAATGAAAGACGGCGTGATTGCTGACTTTACAATTACTGAGCAGATGCTTAAGTATTTCATTCGTCGTATTCATGAGTCACGTCTGTTCTCACCTAATCCACGCATCATCATCTGTGTGCCTGTTGGCTCCACACAAGTTGAACGTCGTGCAATTCGCGAATCAGCGATTGGCGCTGGTGCTCGCCGCGTGTATTTGATTGAAGAGCCAATGGCAGCTGCCATTGGTGCCAATATGCCTGTAGCTGAAGCCACTGGCTCGATGGTGGTGGATATCGGTGGTGGTACGACAGAGGTGGGTGTGATTTCACTCGGCGGTATTGTGTATGCGAAATCAGAACGTGTGGGCGGTGATAAATTTGACCAAGCGATTATTGATTACATCCGCCGCAACTACGGCATGCAAATTTCTGAGCCAACCGCTGAGCTGATTAAAAAGCAAATCGGTTCAGCTTTCCCAGGCAGTGAAGTGAAAGAAATGGAAGTGACAGGCCGTAATTTAGCTGAAGGCTTGCCACGTAAATTTACGATTTCAAGCAACGAAATTTTAGAGGCCCTCACGGAGCCTTTGAACGCGATTGTTGGTGCGGTTAAATCAGCGCTGGAACAAACCCCTCCTGAACTAGGTGCCGACATTGCTGAAAAAGGCATGGTACTTACTGGCGGCGGCGCCTTGTTGCATAATCTAGATCGCTTGATTATGGAAGAAACTGGCTTGCCTGTTGTTGTCGCAGAGGATCCGTTAACTTGCGTAGCGCGTGGTTGTGGTCGAGCGCTTGAGGAAATTGACCGACTCGGTGATATTTTCGCTTACGAGTAA
- the gatC gene encoding Asp-tRNA(Asn)/Glu-tRNA(Gln) amidotransferase subunit GatC has protein sequence MSLNSADIKRIAHLARIEVSDTEAEATLTKLTGILGLIEQMQAVDTKGIVPMSHSQDVTQRLREDVVTETNQRELFQSIAPAVEGGLYLVPKVIE, from the coding sequence ATGTCACTTAACAGTGCAGATATTAAAAGGATTGCGCACTTGGCGCGTATTGAGGTGAGCGATACAGAAGCAGAGGCCACTTTAACCAAGCTGACAGGCATTCTTGGCCTGATTGAGCAAATGCAAGCGGTCGATACCAAAGGCATCGTTCCAATGTCGCATTCACAAGATGTGACCCAGCGTCTTCGTGAAGACGTCGTGACCGAAACCAACCAACGCGAACTGTTCCAATCAATCGCGCCAGCGGTTGAGGGTGGTCTATACCTTGTTCCTAAAGTGATCGAATAA